A stretch of Linepithema humile isolate Giens D197 chromosome 3, Lhum_UNIL_v1.0, whole genome shotgun sequence DNA encodes these proteins:
- the LOC105668526 gene encoding putative nuclease HARBI1 has protein sequence MRRRLRDMLDPFALPENEFMGMYRLTRNMTRILVEALEPYLPPRRRALGIPNELKVLCALNFYAQSSYQKAVGVDSRLSIAQPTVSVILQEITSAINNYLLRQWIRFPTTLQEIQQIVQRNYNNTTIPGLIGFVDGTNIAIKVPVDHEGLYVNRKGYHAQHVQIICDTDMYILNILARYPGSTHDSFVWRNSYVRHLLQMQHANNNHCWLFGDSGYPLEPWLLTPYPEVQPGTQKEYFNQRHSTMRNTVERCIGVMKKRFRCLLRYRTLEYTPQKAGQIINACTVLHNMCIRAKILLPPEPEEAIMAMEDDVNNFEIQPIPEGRAIFNEGQRKRNNLAARLVNMINVI, from the exons ATGAGAAGAAGACTTAGAGATATGCTTGATCCATTTGCTTTGCCTGAAAATGAATTTATGGGCATGTATCGGTTAACAAGAAATATGACGAGAATTCTTGTAGAAGCGTTGGAACCATATCTTCCTCCACGAAGGAGAGCTCTGGGTATTCCAAATGAATTGAAG gTACTGTGTGCCCTGAATTTCTATGCTCAAAGTAGTTATCAGAAAGCTGTCGGTGTGGATAGTAGGTTGAGTATAGCCCAACCTACTGTAAGTGTAATCTTACAAGAAATAACAAGTGCCATCAATAATTATCTTCTAAGACAATGGATACGTTTCCCAACAACACTGCAAGAGATACAGCAAATTGTTCAAAg aaattataataacactACAATTCCAGGCTTAATTGGTTTTGTAGATGGTACAAATATTGCTATTAAAGTACCTGTTGACCATGAAGGATTATATGTTAATAGAAAAGGATATCATGCACAACAtgtgcaaatt atatgcGATACAGATATGTATATTCTGAATATACTAGCAAGATATCCAGGCTCGACGCACGACTCCTTTGTATGGAGAAATTCATATGTGAGACACCTTCTGCAAATGCaacatgcaaataataatcattgtTGGCTATttg gAGATTCTGGATATCCATTAGAACCGTGGCTGCTGACTCCGTATCCTGAAGTACAGCCAGGTACACAGaaggaatattttaatcaaagacACAGTACCATGCGAAATACTGTAGAACGTTGTATTGGCGTTATGAAAAAACGATTCCGATGTCTCCTTAGATATCGTACATTAGAATATACACCACAGAAAGCAGGTCAAATTATTAATGCCTGCACAGTGTTGCACAATATGTGCATACGTGCAAAAATACTTCTTCCTCCAGAACCTGAAGAGGCAATTATGGCTATGGAAgatgatgtaaataattttgaaatacaacCAATACCGGAAGGTCGAGCCATATTTAATGAAGGGCAGAGAAAGCGCAATAATCTTGCAGCTCGATTGGTAAATatgattaatgttatataa
- the LOC136998430 gene encoding uncharacterized protein, whose amino-acid sequence MTDNGRKKTTLEQRQIMIQFMEEHPDFAQNRIQGPEARKQTAHLWEQLANELNCCGYGATKSTEKWMKSWRDWRLDVKSKASKLRNYQKGTGGGGPSPASLQETEKRLIALMGIESVIGHLSVIDPAEISMHRYYMKCKCKRKQYKN is encoded by the exons ATGACAGATAAC GGAAGAAAAAAGACTACTCTGGAGCAACGCCAAATAATGATTCAATTTATGGAAGAACATCCTGATTTTGCTCAAAATAGAATTCAAGGTCCTGAGGCGCGAAAACAAACAGCGCATTTATGGGAACAGCTAgcaaatgaattaaattgttgTGGCTATGGAGCCACAAAATCAACAGAGAAGTGGATGAAG tcATGGAGAGATTGGCGTTTAGATGTAAAGTCCAAAGCAtcaaaattgagaaattatcAGAAAGGTACAGGCGGAGGAGGCCCATCACCAGCCTCTTTACAAGAAACAGAAAAGAGATTAATTGCTTTGATGGGTATAGAATCAGTAATTGGGCATTTAAGTGTAATAGATCCTGCAGAG atatcGATGCACAGATACTACATGAAATGCAAATGCAAACGAAAGCAGTACAAAAATTGA
- the LOC136998704 gene encoding uncharacterized protein has product MAACHWRSSVANDASGEPGETPEYPALPTHAGLCVGGPCSSLATRGTTMDSELKSNVENELGNREGSRDGSPREGARTVKVSPPAKKNRCGAERRRAKRMRAAALEGARSLGSPCTPVEVVKGHADGKRRKGSKDTPPSGGRPLKRQRTRDGQHAYSDAADPLARVIVAEGYPETEITAEQLTLLRGAVSKEIDGIQEGPVPRFHGTSLRSGAAVVRCADEASLDWLVGRIGGIIPWEGARLKVMGLDALQKQHRAVVWILGPPEGAATVLKRLEKQNPGLVTGSWKVFAEG; this is encoded by the coding sequence ATGGCTGCATGTCACTGGCGGAGCAGTGTCGCGAACGATGCCTCTGGAGAACCGGGCGAAACCCCAGAGTATCCAGCCTTACCCACGCATGCGGGGCTCTGCGTGGGCGGACCGTGTAGTTCCCTAGCTACTCGTGGGACCACTATGGATTCAGAATTAAAATCAAACGTAGAGAACGAATTGGGAAATCGGGAGGGCTCGCGTGACGGGTCTCCGAGGGAAGGAGCTAGGACGGTAAAGGTTTCACCTCCAGCGAAGAAGAATCGGTGCGGGGCCGAAAGAAGGAGGGCGAAGCGGATGAGAGCAGCGGCTCTGGAAGGGGCTCGCTCTCTTGGCTCCCCTTGTACGCCGGTGGAAGTGGTGAAGGGGCACGCCGACGGTAAACGTCGGAAGGGTTCCAAGGATACCCCTCCATCAGGCGGCCGTCCGCTGAAAAGGCAAAGGACTCGCGACGGGCAACATGCTTACTCGGACGCTGCTGACCCTCTGGCGAGGGTGATTGTGGCAGAGGGCTACCCCGAGACAGAAATCACTGCTGAGCAGTTGACTCTGTTGAGGGGTGCGGTCTCGAAGGAGATCGACGGGATCCAGGAGGGTCCGGTGCCCAGATTCCACGGCACCTCTCTAAGGAGTGGTGCGGCGGTGGTAAGATGCGCGGATGAGGCGTCGCTGGATTGGCTCGTGGGGCGGATCGGCGGCATTATTCCGTGGGAGGGCGCCAGGCTCAAGGTGATGGGCTTGGACGCGCTTCAAAAGCAGCACAGGGCGGTGGTTTGGATCCTGGGACCTCCCGAGGGCGCGGCTACAGTCCTGAAGCGGCTGGAGAAGCAGAACCCAGGTCTCGTCACCGGGAGCTGGAAAGTGTTCGCGGAGGGGTAG
- the LOC136998588 gene encoding uncharacterized protein isoform X2, translating into MCQDHTCIISTSDVDKRTDNDQTEYAVDKQNELPDKEYNDYHLANYDSFANDIHENAYLYASENTYNVQRIETKDSCNDLQKNCDNLEYLDLTIHKEDSDSEYCPSEHSSILTEVDADKDVFPDGTNGNKRSSGSKRNSKNNSGFEVSVQANESSVLCPDDVDLNIDPSQGPKGGNKKNCCFYCRKMQSKIARHLATVHRNEPEVKKFLDLKPKNLERRRIIETISRNGNFIHNTNSNVNDGKLLVCRRPRENSKKTAKDYTACGKCKGFFVKSSIRRHFHRCTGRSSKQQRSVMVMGRAIIGRINPIAEETLRKVVFPALREDETTRIIRYDELVIMFGNRLCRKYRKQYQHKLIRSHLRYLGRFLKAMRDLNAQVADMKSIYHPAFYEDCIRAVNKMSAFDSSTNTYKVTTTPQLMGTLLKKVGNLLITQCIKKKDYEKKKDTEEFLALLIDDFPTSINKAALEAQEENRRHKKTELPLMDDIIKLRNYLDEKRNIMCAILKETFFYDNWLELSKVTLTSVQLFNRRRAGEIEHLLIKDFENYEQISESTDKDLLQSLSGEAREIAKKYVRFTIRGKLMRTVPVLLSAQLLQCIELILKYRGDARVPAENPYLFGIPGYNKSCFKYLNACELMRRFSTECGAQRPWTLRGTSLRKHVATISVALDLSENDVSDLAKHMGHALAIHKEIYRQPIISRDIVRMSQVLEKAQGVSSDESDETNSIYENNGEHSTNDINLSNEIDAMDTSPYNTTNDSIPSMNVKSTRKSAKKRNTPPYGRTRRVRWTEEEKQIVIEHFGDCITDAKLPSIKAIQEVIARNPCLQNRSASVVKTWINNQQKINVRRNV; encoded by the exons ATGTGTCAGGATCATACCTGCATTATTTCTACTAGTG ATGTTGACAAAAGAACAGACAATGATCAGACTGAGTACGCTGTCGATAAACAAAATGAGCTGCCGGACAAGGAATACAATGATTATCATCTCGCAAATTATGACA GCTTTGCAAACGATATTCATGAAAACGCATATCTGTATGCTTCCGAAAACACGTATAATGTACAACGTATAGAAACAAAAGACAGCTGTAACgatttgcagaaaaattgTGATA ATCTAGAGTACTTGGATTTAACGATTCATAAAGAAGATTCGGATTCAGAATATTGTCCTTCTGAACATAGTTCAATCCTCACAGAAGTAGACGCTGATAAAGATGTATTTCCTGATGGAACCAATGGAAACAAGCGATCAAGTGGATCAAAACggaattcaaaaaataattcggGCTTTGAAGTATCTGTGCAGGCTAATGAGAGCAGTGTACTCTGTCCTGATGACGTTGATCTTAATATCGATCCATCTCAGGGACCTAAAGgtggtaataaaaaaaattgctgctTCTATTGTCGGAAGATGCAATCGAAGATTGCTCGGCATCTGGCTACAGTTCATCGCAATGAACCCGAGGTTAAGAAGTTTCTCGATTTGAAGCCAAAAAATTTGGAGAGAAGAAGAATAATCGAAACAATAAGTAGGAATggcaattttattcataatactAACAGCAATGTTAATGACGGAAAACTTCTTGTGTGTAGACGCCCTCGtgaaaatagcaaaaaaaccGCAAAAGACTATACAGCTTGCGGAAAATGTAAGGGATTTTTTGTGAAAAGCAGCATTAGACGCCATTTTCATCGTTGCACAGGCCGCAGTAGTAAACAACAAAGATCTGTGATGGTTATGGGCAGAGCGATTATTGGACGTATCAACCCTATTGCAGAAGAAACGCTGCGAAAAGTAGTTTTTCCAGCACTCAGAGAAGATGAAACAACACGTATTATTCGATATGACGAATTGGTAATCATGTTTGGTAATAGATTGTGCCGCAAATATCGCAAACAATATCAGCATAAGTTGATTCGCTCACACCTTAGATACCTCGGTCGTTTCTTAAAAGCCATGAGAGACTTAAATGCTCAAGTTGCAGACATGAAGTCAATTTATCATCCTGCATTTTATGAAGATTGCATCAGAGCAGTCAACAAGATGTCTGCATTTGATAGCAGCACAAATACTTACAAAGTGACAACAACGCCACAACTAATGGGAACATTGCTTAAGAAAGTAGGAAATCTATTGATTACTCAATGTATAAAGAAGAAAGATtacgaaaagaaaaaggataCTGAAGAATTCCTCGCTCTTCTTATCGATGATTTTCCAACTAGCATTAATAAGGCCGCTTTGGAGGCGCAGGAAGAGAACAGAAGGCATAAAAAAACGGAACTTCCTTTGATGGATGATATCATAAAACTTCGTAATTATCTTGATGAAAAACGTAACATCATGTGTGCGATATTAaaggaaacatttttctatgaCAATTGGCTAGAACTATCCAAGGTAACTCTTACGTCTgtgcaattatttaatcgtCGTAGAGCCGGCGAAATAGAGCATCTCCTCATCAAAGATTTTGAAAACTACGAACAGATTTCAGAGAGCACAGACAAAGACTTATTACAATCTCTGTCAGGTGAAGCACgagaaattgcaaaaaagtaTGTACGATTTACCATACGCGGAAAGCTAATGCGTACTGTTCCTGTATTATTGTCAGCCCAATTATTGCAAtgcattgaattaattttaaaatatcgaggtGATGCTCGAGTTCCTGCTGAAAATCCGTATTTATTTGGAATTCCGGGATACAATAAAAGctgttttaaatatctaaatgcTTGCGAATTGATGCGAAGATTTTCCACTGAATGTGGTGCACAACGACCATGGACCTTACGTGGAACGAGTCTCAGAAAACACGTTGCTACGATAAGTGTCGCGTTAgatttatcagaaaatgatGTTTCTGATCTTGCAAAACATATGGGTCATGCCTTAGCTATACATAAAGAGATCTATAGGCAGCCTATTATAAGTAGAGATATTGTACGAATGTCCCAAGTGTTAGAAAAGGCACAAGGTGTTAGTAGTGACGAAAGTGATGAAACTAATagtatttatgaaaataacgGAGAACATTCAACGAATGACATAAATTTATCCAATGAAATTGATGCGATGGATACATCACCATATAATACCACCAATGATAGTATCCCATCAATGAATGTGAAAAGTACACGTAAAAGTGCAAAGAAACGCAATA cTCCACCATATGGCCGTACAAGACGCGTTCGTTGGacggaagaagaaaaacaaatcgTCATAGAACACTTTGGTGATTGCATAACAGACGCAAAGTTGCCGTCTATAAAAGCGATCCAAGAAGTTATTGCAAGAAATCCTTGTTTACAAAACCGATCTGCATCAGTCGTGAAGACATGGATCAATAaccaacaaaaaattaatgttcggagaaatgtttga
- the LOC136998588 gene encoding uncharacterized protein isoform X1, whose product MILAHRMRQRFKMQNMPYVYLTDIVKQSQYTSNMDRARNSEISMNRRTNKDKWNYLTQNMPYVYLTDIVKQSHYANNEDRARNSEISVNRQTDKACTNLSSSPTQIANNKILRDVINKQTVTNKVNDEKSLKSCHAELICETDKNQPLHFSSVQPSNVHADVVRNYNVHDENISKNAKDALATSLLNCAHDSNETLDSHFMCQDHTCIISTSDVDKRTDNDQTEYAVDKQNELPDKEYNDYHLANYDSFANDIHENAYLYASENTYNVQRIETKDSCNDLQKNCDNLEYLDLTIHKEDSDSEYCPSEHSSILTEVDADKDVFPDGTNGNKRSSGSKRNSKNNSGFEVSVQANESSVLCPDDVDLNIDPSQGPKGGNKKNCCFYCRKMQSKIARHLATVHRNEPEVKKFLDLKPKNLERRRIIETISRNGNFIHNTNSNVNDGKLLVCRRPRENSKKTAKDYTACGKCKGFFVKSSIRRHFHRCTGRSSKQQRSVMVMGRAIIGRINPIAEETLRKVVFPALREDETTRIIRYDELVIMFGNRLCRKYRKQYQHKLIRSHLRYLGRFLKAMRDLNAQVADMKSIYHPAFYEDCIRAVNKMSAFDSSTNTYKVTTTPQLMGTLLKKVGNLLITQCIKKKDYEKKKDTEEFLALLIDDFPTSINKAALEAQEENRRHKKTELPLMDDIIKLRNYLDEKRNIMCAILKETFFYDNWLELSKVTLTSVQLFNRRRAGEIEHLLIKDFENYEQISESTDKDLLQSLSGEAREIAKKYVRFTIRGKLMRTVPVLLSAQLLQCIELILKYRGDARVPAENPYLFGIPGYNKSCFKYLNACELMRRFSTECGAQRPWTLRGTSLRKHVATISVALDLSENDVSDLAKHMGHALAIHKEIYRQPIISRDIVRMSQVLEKAQGVSSDESDETNSIYENNGEHSTNDINLSNEIDAMDTSPYNTTNDSIPSMNVKSTRKSAKKRNTPPYGRTRRVRWTEEEKQIVIEHFGDCITDAKLPSIKAIQEVIARNPCLQNRSASVVKTWINNQQKINVRRNV is encoded by the exons atgattCTCGCGCACAGGATGCGGCAACGCTTTAAGATGCAGAACATGCCATATGTATATCTTACTGATATCGTGAAGCAGTCACAGTACACAAGCAATATGGATAGAGCACGCAATAGTGAAATTTCAATGAATCGTCGAACGAATAAAG ataaatggAATTATCTGACGCAGAATATGCCATATGTATATCTTACTGATATCGTAAAGCAATCACATTACGCAAACAATGAGGATAGAGCACGCAATAGTGAAATTTCAGTGAATCGTCAGACGGATAAAG CTTGTACTAATTTATCTTCGTCGCCAACACAAATAGCGAATAACAAAATACTTAGAGATGTTATAAACAAACAGACTGTTACGAATAAGGTGAACGATGAAAAGTCACTGAAGAGTTGTCATGCTGAATTAATATGTGAAACTGACAA AAATCAGCCACTTCACTTTTCTTCAGTTCAACCGTCCAATGTTCATGCTGATGTTGTTCGGAATTATAATGTACATGATGAGAATATATCAAAGAACGCGAAAGATGCATTGGCTACGTCGCTACTGAATTGTGCACATGATAGCAACGAAACTTTGGATTCACATTTTATGTGTCAGGATCATACCTGCATTATTTCTACTAGTG ATGTTGACAAAAGAACAGACAATGATCAGACTGAGTACGCTGTCGATAAACAAAATGAGCTGCCGGACAAGGAATACAATGATTATCATCTCGCAAATTATGACA GCTTTGCAAACGATATTCATGAAAACGCATATCTGTATGCTTCCGAAAACACGTATAATGTACAACGTATAGAAACAAAAGACAGCTGTAACgatttgcagaaaaattgTGATA ATCTAGAGTACTTGGATTTAACGATTCATAAAGAAGATTCGGATTCAGAATATTGTCCTTCTGAACATAGTTCAATCCTCACAGAAGTAGACGCTGATAAAGATGTATTTCCTGATGGAACCAATGGAAACAAGCGATCAAGTGGATCAAAACggaattcaaaaaataattcggGCTTTGAAGTATCTGTGCAGGCTAATGAGAGCAGTGTACTCTGTCCTGATGACGTTGATCTTAATATCGATCCATCTCAGGGACCTAAAGgtggtaataaaaaaaattgctgctTCTATTGTCGGAAGATGCAATCGAAGATTGCTCGGCATCTGGCTACAGTTCATCGCAATGAACCCGAGGTTAAGAAGTTTCTCGATTTGAAGCCAAAAAATTTGGAGAGAAGAAGAATAATCGAAACAATAAGTAGGAATggcaattttattcataatactAACAGCAATGTTAATGACGGAAAACTTCTTGTGTGTAGACGCCCTCGtgaaaatagcaaaaaaaccGCAAAAGACTATACAGCTTGCGGAAAATGTAAGGGATTTTTTGTGAAAAGCAGCATTAGACGCCATTTTCATCGTTGCACAGGCCGCAGTAGTAAACAACAAAGATCTGTGATGGTTATGGGCAGAGCGATTATTGGACGTATCAACCCTATTGCAGAAGAAACGCTGCGAAAAGTAGTTTTTCCAGCACTCAGAGAAGATGAAACAACACGTATTATTCGATATGACGAATTGGTAATCATGTTTGGTAATAGATTGTGCCGCAAATATCGCAAACAATATCAGCATAAGTTGATTCGCTCACACCTTAGATACCTCGGTCGTTTCTTAAAAGCCATGAGAGACTTAAATGCTCAAGTTGCAGACATGAAGTCAATTTATCATCCTGCATTTTATGAAGATTGCATCAGAGCAGTCAACAAGATGTCTGCATTTGATAGCAGCACAAATACTTACAAAGTGACAACAACGCCACAACTAATGGGAACATTGCTTAAGAAAGTAGGAAATCTATTGATTACTCAATGTATAAAGAAGAAAGATtacgaaaagaaaaaggataCTGAAGAATTCCTCGCTCTTCTTATCGATGATTTTCCAACTAGCATTAATAAGGCCGCTTTGGAGGCGCAGGAAGAGAACAGAAGGCATAAAAAAACGGAACTTCCTTTGATGGATGATATCATAAAACTTCGTAATTATCTTGATGAAAAACGTAACATCATGTGTGCGATATTAaaggaaacatttttctatgaCAATTGGCTAGAACTATCCAAGGTAACTCTTACGTCTgtgcaattatttaatcgtCGTAGAGCCGGCGAAATAGAGCATCTCCTCATCAAAGATTTTGAAAACTACGAACAGATTTCAGAGAGCACAGACAAAGACTTATTACAATCTCTGTCAGGTGAAGCACgagaaattgcaaaaaagtaTGTACGATTTACCATACGCGGAAAGCTAATGCGTACTGTTCCTGTATTATTGTCAGCCCAATTATTGCAAtgcattgaattaattttaaaatatcgaggtGATGCTCGAGTTCCTGCTGAAAATCCGTATTTATTTGGAATTCCGGGATACAATAAAAGctgttttaaatatctaaatgcTTGCGAATTGATGCGAAGATTTTCCACTGAATGTGGTGCACAACGACCATGGACCTTACGTGGAACGAGTCTCAGAAAACACGTTGCTACGATAAGTGTCGCGTTAgatttatcagaaaatgatGTTTCTGATCTTGCAAAACATATGGGTCATGCCTTAGCTATACATAAAGAGATCTATAGGCAGCCTATTATAAGTAGAGATATTGTACGAATGTCCCAAGTGTTAGAAAAGGCACAAGGTGTTAGTAGTGACGAAAGTGATGAAACTAATagtatttatgaaaataacgGAGAACATTCAACGAATGACATAAATTTATCCAATGAAATTGATGCGATGGATACATCACCATATAATACCACCAATGATAGTATCCCATCAATGAATGTGAAAAGTACACGTAAAAGTGCAAAGAAACGCAATA cTCCACCATATGGCCGTACAAGACGCGTTCGTTGGacggaagaagaaaaacaaatcgTCATAGAACACTTTGGTGATTGCATAACAGACGCAAAGTTGCCGTCTATAAAAGCGATCCAAGAAGTTATTGCAAGAAATCCTTGTTTACAAAACCGATCTGCATCAGTCGTGAAGACATGGATCAATAaccaacaaaaaattaatgttcggagaaatgtttga